Proteins from a genomic interval of Desulfitibacter alkalitolerans DSM 16504:
- the cobA gene encoding uroporphyrinogen-III C-methyltransferase — protein sequence MKNNRAYVYLVGAGPGDPGLLTIKGMECIKKADVLVYDRLVNPSLLNYASKNTQLIYVGKSPERHTLSQEEINSLLVAKASENKIVTRLKGGDPFVFGRGGEEALELVKNKIPFEIVPGITSAIAVPAYAGIPVTHRGLTSNVAFITGNEDPAKEDTDIDWTKISTGIGTLVFLMGMANLPKIVEKLMENGRSPDTPVALIRWGTLPEQVTLTAALKDIVKEAEENKFKNPAIIIVGEVVSLREELKWVEKKPLWGQRILVTRSRDQASIFSKMIQDLGGEPIEFPTIDIIQPDDYTPLDKAIAAIEDFDWIIFTSVNGVQSFYERLLSKKMDFRQLKGVRICAIGPKTKEELEKYGLFVDYVPGEYRAEAIIERMQGEDLKGKKILLPRADIARKILPESLKAMGADVHEVIAYKTVKGNGKVNSVRDLLTDKKITIITFTSSSTVKNFVSMFDKNELPELLEGIKLASIGPITTRTAVELGLSIDIEATEYTLDGLLQAILVS from the coding sequence GTGAAAAATAATAGAGCTTATGTATATTTAGTTGGTGCTGGTCCAGGAGATCCAGGTCTGCTTACTATAAAAGGAATGGAATGTATAAAAAAAGCTGATGTTCTTGTATACGATAGGCTTGTTAATCCAAGCTTGCTAAACTATGCATCGAAAAATACTCAATTAATTTATGTTGGAAAATCTCCAGAAAGACACACCCTGAGTCAAGAAGAAATTAATAGTTTACTAGTTGCAAAGGCCTCTGAGAATAAAATAGTAACCAGATTAAAAGGAGGAGATCCCTTTGTTTTTGGGAGAGGTGGTGAAGAGGCCCTTGAGCTTGTTAAAAACAAGATCCCCTTTGAGATAGTGCCAGGCATTACCTCTGCAATTGCTGTTCCAGCTTATGCTGGAATACCGGTAACACACAGGGGCTTAACCTCTAATGTAGCCTTTATTACAGGAAATGAAGATCCTGCAAAAGAAGATACTGATATTGATTGGACAAAAATTAGTACTGGTATTGGTACTTTGGTATTTTTAATGGGAATGGCCAACCTTCCTAAAATAGTAGAAAAGCTCATGGAAAATGGCAGATCACCTGACACACCAGTTGCCCTTATCCGCTGGGGAACTCTTCCAGAACAAGTAACTTTAACAGCAGCACTAAAAGATATAGTTAAGGAGGCTGAAGAAAATAAATTTAAAAATCCTGCCATTATAATTGTTGGCGAGGTCGTTTCCCTGCGTGAGGAACTAAAATGGGTAGAAAAAAAGCCTTTATGGGGACAGCGTATATTGGTTACACGTTCTAGAGATCAAGCTAGTATTTTTTCCAAGATGATTCAAGACCTTGGTGGGGAACCAATAGAGTTTCCTACAATAGATATTATACAACCAGATGACTACACACCTCTAGATAAGGCAATAGCTGCTATAGAAGACTTTGATTGGATTATATTCACCAGTGTAAATGGAGTACAATCCTTCTATGAACGATTATTATCTAAAAAGATGGATTTTCGCCAATTAAAAGGTGTTAGGATATGTGCCATTGGCCCTAAAACCAAAGAAGAGCTCGAAAAATATGGATTATTTGTTGATTATGTGCCAGGAGAATATAGAGCGGAAGCTATAATAGAAAGAATGCAGGGTGAGGATCTTAAAGGCAAAAAAATTCTCCTTCCCAGGGCTGATATTGCCCGCAAGATTCTGCCGGAATCTTTAAAAGCCATGGGGGCAGATGTCCATGAGGTCATTGCATATAAAACAGTCAAGGGAAATGGAAAGGTAAATAGTGTTAGAGATTTGCTTACAGATAAAAAAATAACTATAATAACCTTTACAAGCTCCTCAACAGTTAAAAACTTTGTAAGTATGTTCGACAAAAATGAACTGCCCGAGCTATTAGAGGGGATAAAGCTGGCATCCATAGGTCCAATTACCACCAGAACCGCTGTTGAATTAGGATTAAGCATAGACATTGAAGCAACAGAGTACACCCTGGATGGACTTTTACAAGCAATTCTAGTATCATAG
- the nirJ1 gene encoding putative heme d1 biosynthesis radical SAM protein NirJ1 yields the protein MISVTKLLLNNEYYGDKLRYVKEAKGAQHGTTHGMGPVVVWNCTRTCNLNCIHCYSSSENKKYPDELTTAEGKKFIDDLAEFNVPVILFSGGEPLVRDDLLELAAYAKDKGIRSTISTNGTLITPQMAQSFKEIGISYVGISLDGIGENNDRFRGQKGAFAKALRGIRNCLSVGQKVGLRFTINKHNFKDLDDIFKLVEEENIPRICFYHLVYSGRGNEMINEDITHEETRQVMDKIIHWTNDFHNKGIEKEILTVDNHCDGIYIYEQLKKIDRGQAERVAELLKTNGGNRSGIAIGQVDWAGNVHCDQFTQNHTFGNVKERKFADIWTDVSHPILGGLKNRKSLLKGRCGICPKVDMCNGNFRARAEAVTGDFWETDPACYLTDQELGLE from the coding sequence TTGATTAGTGTAACTAAATTACTGCTAAATAATGAATATTATGGTGATAAATTAAGATATGTAAAGGAAGCAAAGGGAGCTCAACATGGTACAACACATGGAATGGGTCCGGTAGTTGTTTGGAATTGTACACGCACCTGCAATTTAAACTGTATTCACTGTTATTCTTCTTCAGAGAATAAAAAATACCCTGATGAGCTGACTACAGCTGAAGGAAAGAAATTCATAGATGACCTGGCAGAATTTAATGTACCAGTTATTCTCTTTTCAGGGGGAGAACCTCTTGTTCGAGATGATTTGCTAGAATTAGCGGCTTATGCAAAGGACAAGGGAATACGTTCTACTATTTCCACAAATGGAACCCTCATAACGCCCCAAATGGCACAAAGCTTTAAAGAAATAGGCATTAGCTATGTAGGTATAAGTCTAGATGGAATTGGAGAAAACAACGACCGTTTCAGGGGTCAAAAGGGTGCCTTCGCAAAAGCTTTAAGAGGTATAAGAAATTGTCTATCTGTGGGGCAGAAGGTAGGGCTTCGTTTCACCATTAACAAGCATAACTTTAAGGATCTTGATGATATATTTAAACTTGTAGAAGAAGAGAATATCCCCCGTATATGTTTTTATCATTTGGTTTACTCTGGCAGAGGAAATGAAATGATAAATGAGGATATAACCCATGAAGAAACAAGACAGGTCATGGATAAAATCATCCATTGGACTAATGATTTTCACAATAAAGGTATAGAAAAGGAAATTCTCACAGTAGACAACCATTGTGATGGCATATATATATATGAACAATTAAAAAAAATTGATAGGGGTCAAGCAGAACGGGTAGCAGAACTATTAAAGACTAATGGTGGAAATCGTTCTGGAATAGCCATTGGACAGGTTGATTGGGCTGGTAATGTTCATTGTGATCAATTTACCCAAAATCATACCTTTGGCAACGTCAAGGAAAGAAAATTTGCTGACATTTGGACAGATGTTTCCCATCCTATTTTAGGCGGTTTAAAAAACAGAAAGTCTCTTTTAAAGGGTAGGTGTGGTATTTGTCCAAAAGTAGATATGTGCAATGGTAATTTTAGAGCACGTGCAGAGGCCGTAACAGGGGATTTTTGGGAAACAGACCCTGCATGTTATTTGACAGATCAGGAGTTAGGACTGGAATAA
- the hemB gene encoding porphobilinogen synthase, translated as MFPTVRPRRLRENSILRKMVRETSLSVCDLVLPVFVTHGKSVKNSIKSMPGIHQLSVDMLLYEAEEAVELGIPAVIIFGIPKSKDPRGLEAYADDGIVQRAVMSLKKEFPNLLVITDVCMCEFTDHGHCGIVSQGNVLNDPTLGYLAKIALSQCQAGADMVAPSDMMDGRVGAIRKELDANGFEMIPIMSYAAKYASKFYGPFRDAAGSAPQFGDRKSYQMDPTNVREALKEVELDIQEGADIVMVKPALAYMDIIKSVKENFNYPVGAYNVSGEYAMVKAASAQGWIDEKGTVLETLMGMKRAGADIILTYHAKDAARWLNDCK; from the coding sequence ATGTTTCCAACTGTTAGACCACGTAGACTAAGGGAAAATTCAATTTTGCGAAAAATGGTCAGGGAGACCTCACTATCAGTTTGTGACTTGGTATTGCCTGTCTTTGTAACCCATGGGAAAAGTGTGAAGAATTCAATAAAATCAATGCCTGGTATACATCAATTATCAGTTGATATGCTCTTATATGAAGCTGAAGAGGCTGTTGAGTTGGGCATCCCAGCTGTAATTATTTTTGGAATCCCAAAATCAAAGGATCCCAGGGGACTAGAGGCTTATGCAGATGATGGCATAGTTCAAAGGGCAGTAATGTCTCTAAAGAAAGAGTTTCCTAATTTACTTGTTATAACAGATGTTTGTATGTGTGAGTTTACTGATCATGGACACTGCGGTATTGTCAGCCAGGGAAATGTTCTAAATGACCCTACCTTGGGCTATCTAGCAAAGATAGCTCTATCACAATGTCAGGCCGGTGCTGATATGGTTGCTCCCTCTGATATGATGGACGGTAGGGTGGGAGCCATTCGCAAGGAGCTTGATGCCAATGGTTTTGAAATGATTCCCATTATGTCATATGCTGCCAAATATGCTTCCAAGTTTTATGGCCCCTTTAGAGACGCAGCTGGTTCTGCACCACAGTTTGGAGACAGGAAAAGCTATCAAATGGACCCGACCAATGTTAGAGAGGCATTAAAGGAAGTTGAACTTGATATACAAGAGGGAGCAGATATTGTAATGGTCAAGCCAGCCCTGGCATATATGGATATTATTAAAAGTGTTAAAGAGAATTTCAATTATCCTGTTGGTGCTTATAATGTTAGTGGAGAGTATGCCATGGTAAAGGCTGCCTCTGCCCAGGGATGGATTGATGAAAAGGGAACTGTTCTAGAAACCCTCATGGGCATGAAACGAGCTGGAGCAGATATTATATTAACATACCATGCTAAGGATGCAGCACGTTGGCTGAATGACTGTAAATAA
- the nirJ2 gene encoding putative heme d1 biosynthesis radical SAM protein NirJ2, translated as MIVSWNSTNQCNMFCDHCYRDAGAKADMELSTQEAKKMLDEISQAGFKIMIFSGGEPLMRRDIVELVKYAADLGLRPVFGTNGTLITKDLAKKLKDAGAMGIGISLDSMDSQKHDKLRKYEGAWTEAVRGMQNCKEVGLPFQIHTTVMDWNKDEIEALTDFAVEIGAVAHHIFFLVPTGRAVNIEQESLRAREYEELLNRIQDKADKVDIEIKPTCAPQFMRIARQKGQKVRFGRGCLAGTSYCIISPRGDVQPCAYLNIAVGNVKDKPFNLIWEESDIFKELRTMNYSGGCGECEFKKVCGGCRARAYFYHGSFMAEEPWCLYHGRTGI; from the coding sequence ATGATAGTGTCCTGGAATTCTACAAATCAATGCAACATGTTTTGTGATCACTGCTATAGGGATGCAGGTGCCAAGGCAGACATGGAATTATCTACCCAGGAGGCCAAGAAAATGCTGGATGAAATCTCCCAGGCTGGCTTTAAGATAATGATCTTTAGCGGCGGTGAGCCTCTAATGAGACGTGACATAGTAGAGTTAGTAAAATATGCAGCAGACCTTGGTTTACGTCCTGTGTTTGGTACTAATGGTACCCTTATAACTAAAGACCTTGCAAAAAAATTAAAGGATGCAGGAGCAATGGGAATTGGCATAAGCCTTGACAGTATGGATTCCCAAAAGCATGACAAGCTTCGTAAATATGAAGGAGCCTGGACAGAGGCTGTTAGGGGCATGCAGAACTGCAAAGAAGTTGGTTTGCCTTTTCAAATCCACACAACAGTAATGGATTGGAATAAAGATGAGATAGAAGCATTAACTGATTTCGCCGTAGAAATTGGAGCTGTTGCCCATCACATCTTTTTCCTGGTACCAACAGGAAGGGCAGTTAATATTGAACAGGAAAGCCTAAGAGCTAGAGAATATGAAGAACTTCTAAATAGAATACAAGATAAGGCTGATAAAGTAGATATAGAAATAAAGCCTACATGTGCACCCCAATTCATGAGAATAGCCAGGCAAAAAGGGCAAAAGGTAAGGTTCGGAAGGGGCTGCCTGGCAGGAACATCCTATTGTATTATCAGCCCCAGGGGAGATGTGCAGCCTTGTGCTTATTTGAATATAGCTGTTGGTAATGTAAAAGATAAGCCTTTTAATCTTATCTGGGAGGAAAGTGATATTTTTAAAGAGCTAAGAACCATGAATTACAGTGGTGGATGTGGTGAATGTGAATTTAAAAAGGTATGCGGCGGATGCCGTGCTAGAGCATACTTTTATCACGGGAGCTTTATGGCAGAGGAACCCTGGTGTTTATATCACGGGAGGACTGGTATTTAA
- a CDS encoding AsnC family transcriptional regulator, protein MDSINHRLLEIIQDGFPISPEPYKDLAMSLGVSEEEIIDRISKLQDQGIIRRLGAIFDSRKLGYKSTLCAMKVPKDQIEHVAEIVNSYPGVTHNYLREHKYNMWFTLIAPSKEHIDKICSEIILQSGINELMQLPARRFFKIKVKFSVKGEK, encoded by the coding sequence ATGGATAGTATTAATCACAGGTTATTAGAAATTATTCAGGATGGATTCCCAATTTCACCAGAACCCTACAAGGACCTGGCCATGTCTTTAGGGGTTTCGGAAGAAGAGATAATAGATAGAATTAGCAAACTACAAGATCAGGGAATCATACGCAGACTCGGTGCAATTTTTGATTCGCGAAAACTGGGATATAAAAGCACCCTTTGTGCAATGAAGGTACCCAAGGATCAGATTGAACATGTGGCAGAGATTGTCAACTCTTATCCCGGTGTTACCCACAACTATCTTAGAGAACACAAATACAACATGTGGTTTACTCTTATTGCACCTTCCAAGGAACACATTGATAAGATTTGTAGTGAAATAATTTTACAAAGTGGAATAAATGAGCTAATGCAGCTTCCTGCCAGGAGGTTCTTTAAAATTAAGGTAAAATTCTCTGTAAAGGGGGAAAAGTAG
- a CDS encoding AsnC family transcriptional regulator: MLSMVDIKIVKELQNNLPLVSKPYKKIAAKIGITEEELLGRIKTMKEKGYIRRIGAALRHREMGIEANAMIVWEVPEEDCERVGKAIAAFPQVTHCYQRPTKRDWPFSIFAMIHFPTRQECEEMAKKISKEIGEHYPYQLLFSSRELKKTSMKYFLEE, translated from the coding sequence ATGCTCTCCATGGTAGACATTAAGATAGTAAAGGAGCTGCAAAATAACCTTCCCCTTGTTAGTAAACCCTATAAAAAAATAGCAGCAAAGATAGGCATTACAGAGGAAGAACTTTTAGGCAGGATTAAAACCATGAAGGAAAAGGGTTACATACGCAGAATAGGAGCAGCTCTAAGACACAGGGAAATGGGCATTGAAGCCAATGCAATGATTGTCTGGGAGGTTCCAGAGGAAGACTGTGAAAGAGTGGGCAAGGCAATTGCCGCCTTCCCTCAAGTTACTCACTGCTATCAAAGACCAACAAAAAGAGATTGGCCCTTTAGTATTTTTGCCATGATTCATTTTCCTACCAGACAGGAATGTGAGGAAATGGCCAAAAAAATCTCCAAGGAAATAGGGGAACATTATCCCTACCAACTCCTCTTCAGCTCTCGAGAGCTTAAAAAAACAAGCATGAAGTATTTTCTTGAAGAATAA
- the hemL gene encoding glutamate-1-semialdehyde 2,1-aminomutase — translation MLNLSRSKEMFDEAQKYIPGGVNSPVRAFKSVRMDPPFIARGNGPYIYDEDGNSYIDYVASWGPLILGHCHPEIKAALQHCLEIGTSFGAPTELETRMAKLIIDCVPSIEMVRMVNSGTEATMSALRLARGYTGRDKIVKFEGCYHGHADFLLIKAGSGALTHGVPTSPGVPNNTAQNTITAPFNDLETLAKIFEQEGENIAAVILEPVPGNMGCIPPAEGYLEGVRKLTEKYGILLIFDEVMTGFRVSLGGAQALYGITPDLTCLGKIIGGGLPVGAYGGKKEIMEKVSPVGPVYQAGTLSGNPLAMTAGYTSLQILQRPGIYDKLETMSARLAAGMEEAATTAGAEVYFTRVGSMFSAFFTDQEVTGFQSAATSNIDKFVAFFKTLLEEGVYIAPSQFEAGFMSLVHDDREIEKTIGAAFKAFKAAARA, via the coding sequence TTGCTTAATCTATCCCGCTCTAAGGAAATGTTTGATGAGGCACAAAAATACATACCAGGTGGTGTTAACAGCCCAGTTCGCGCTTTTAAATCAGTTAGAATGGATCCACCTTTCATTGCCAGGGGAAATGGCCCATATATTTATGATGAAGATGGAAATAGCTACATAGATTATGTGGCCTCCTGGGGACCCTTAATTTTGGGCCACTGTCATCCTGAGATTAAAGCTGCACTGCAGCATTGTTTAGAAATTGGAACTAGTTTTGGTGCACCTACAGAGTTGGAAACCAGAATGGCCAAGCTAATTATTGACTGTGTACCTTCTATAGAAATGGTTAGAATGGTGAACTCTGGGACAGAGGCAACAATGAGTGCCTTAAGATTAGCACGAGGCTATACTGGCAGAGATAAGATAGTTAAGTTTGAGGGATGCTATCATGGTCATGCTGACTTTTTATTAATAAAAGCAGGCTCTGGTGCCCTGACCCATGGTGTGCCAACCAGCCCAGGTGTTCCAAATAATACTGCCCAGAATACAATAACAGCACCCTTTAATGACCTGGAAACATTAGCAAAGATTTTTGAACAGGAGGGCGAAAATATTGCAGCAGTGATATTAGAGCCTGTGCCTGGCAACATGGGGTGTATTCCACCAGCTGAGGGATATCTTGAGGGGGTTCGTAAGCTTACTGAAAAGTATGGCATTTTGTTGATATTTGACGAGGTAATGACAGGATTCCGTGTATCTCTGGGGGGTGCCCAGGCTCTTTACGGCATTACACCAGATCTTACCTGTCTAGGAAAGATTATTGGCGGGGGTCTGCCTGTAGGTGCATATGGCGGCAAGAAGGAGATTATGGAAAAGGTATCTCCAGTGGGTCCTGTTTATCAAGCCGGAACCCTATCTGGGAACCCCCTGGCAATGACCGCAGGATACACTAGCTTGCAAATTCTTCAGCGACCTGGAATCTATGATAAGCTAGAAACAATGTCTGCCAGGCTTGCTGCCGGAATGGAAGAAGCTGCCACAACGGCAGGAGCAGAAGTCTACTTTACACGAGTAGGTAGTATGTTTTCAGCATTTTTTACTGACCAGGAGGTTACTGGATTCCAAAGTGCGGCAACCTCTAATATTGATAAGTTTGTTGCTTTCTTTAAAACTCTCCTTGAAGAGGGTGTATATATAGCCCCATCTCAATTTGAGGCAGGTTTCATGTCTTTAGTTCATGATGACAGGGAGATTGAAAAAACCATTGGAGCTGCCTTTAAAGCTTTTAAGGCAGCAGCAAGGGCATAA
- a CDS encoding cell division FtsA domain-containing protein: MRDKKLYFSLDVGTRTVIGAVLEERNEKFHILAAEIEEHNTRAMLDGQIHDIPAVTEVVKKVKTKLEKKVKSSLSEVSVAAAGRALYTQKASITKNLLPGEIITDNSVYSLVMAGVLEAEKLIKESTCQQDNNYYCVGYSVIKYYLDFQEIKNLVGQRGNQIGVDIIATFLPRIVVDSLNSVITGADLVIKNMTLEPIAASSIVISEGMRRLNIALVDIGAGTSDIAVSINGAISSYAMVPCAGDMITEAVSEKLLVDFNTAEDIKKRLNTDTNIIYKDILGMTLEMSSREILDLIFENIEILAKKISHEIISLNGKTPQAVILIGGGSLTPLLPERIAEEIGLPRERVAIRGREIIDNIIGANNKLNGPMAITPLGIALTQSLGMRNSFEFLRINGEMIRIFGREKLTVLDALMASGVKSSEIYAKPGAGITIEFNNKIMILKGKKGIDPQIKINEKLAGLDDLVQNGDNIIFIPAQPGEDAKGIIKDILPDNLEKTLLINGQKRYLKPIIYQNGIKVKLNAPLIDKAVIYVNNIDTITDVLHYLEIEKEAIQQIYVNSKDASLETEVHNHDEITIVYKSEADSYENQEINGPLSTTSKIQISVNGEQVFLDKTNAPLMLLDIFKAIDFSPTPPIDKNKLVLKVNNEKAAYTSYIESGDEVEIFWE, encoded by the coding sequence TTGAGAGATAAAAAACTTTATTTCTCATTAGACGTGGGAACTCGTACTGTAATAGGTGCTGTTCTTGAAGAAAGAAATGAGAAATTTCATATATTAGCGGCTGAAATTGAAGAGCATAATACTCGTGCCATGCTTGATGGGCAGATTCATGATATACCTGCAGTAACTGAGGTTGTTAAAAAAGTAAAAACAAAACTGGAAAAGAAGGTTAAAAGCAGCCTTTCAGAAGTTTCAGTAGCCGCTGCAGGAAGGGCATTGTATACCCAAAAGGCTTCAATAACTAAAAACCTGTTGCCTGGAGAAATTATAACTGACAATAGTGTCTATTCTCTGGTAATGGCAGGTGTTTTAGAAGCAGAAAAGCTAATTAAAGAAAGCACCTGCCAGCAGGACAATAATTATTACTGTGTTGGATATTCAGTTATCAAATATTACCTGGATTTTCAGGAAATAAAAAACCTGGTTGGCCAACGCGGCAATCAAATAGGAGTTGATATAATAGCAACATTTCTACCTCGAATTGTTGTTGATTCTTTAAATTCAGTTATTACTGGAGCTGATTTAGTCATAAAAAATATGACTCTTGAGCCAATAGCAGCCAGCAGTATTGTAATATCTGAAGGTATGAGGCGACTAAATATTGCATTAGTCGACATTGGTGCCGGCACCTCTGATATTGCCGTATCTATTAATGGCGCCATAAGCTCCTATGCTATGGTTCCTTGTGCTGGTGACATGATAACAGAGGCAGTATCGGAAAAACTATTGGTTGACTTTAATACTGCAGAAGATATTAAGAAGAGATTAAATACAGATACCAATATAATATATAAAGATATTCTTGGAATGACGCTGGAAATGAGCTCAAGGGAAATCCTAGATTTAATCTTTGAAAACATAGAAATTTTGGCAAAGAAAATTTCCCATGAAATAATATCGCTAAATGGGAAAACTCCTCAAGCTGTCATACTAATTGGCGGCGGAAGCCTAACTCCCTTACTTCCGGAAAGAATAGCAGAAGAGATTGGTCTTCCCAGGGAAAGGGTTGCCATAAGAGGCAGGGAGATCATAGACAATATAATTGGTGCTAATAATAAACTTAATGGCCCAATGGCCATAACACCCCTTGGTATCGCACTAACCCAATCTCTTGGAATGCGAAATAGCTTTGAGTTTTTACGCATTAATGGTGAAATGATAAGAATCTTCGGCAGAGAAAAGTTAACTGTCTTGGATGCTTTAATGGCTAGTGGCGTAAAAAGCTCTGAAATTTATGCAAAACCGGGGGCCGGAATAACCATTGAATTCAATAATAAGATAATGATTTTAAAAGGAAAAAAGGGAATTGATCCTCAAATTAAAATTAACGAAAAACTGGCTGGCCTTGATGATCTGGTACAAAACGGTGACAATATTATATTTATACCGGCACAACCAGGTGAAGACGCCAAGGGGATTATTAAGGATATTCTTCCAGATAACCTTGAAAAAACTTTACTTATTAATGGGCAAAAAAGGTATCTAAAGCCTATTATTTATCAAAACGGAATTAAGGTTAAGCTAAATGCACCTTTAATAGACAAAGCAGTGATTTATGTAAACAATATAGATACAATCACGGATGTTTTACATTATCTGGAAATTGAAAAAGAAGCAATCCAGCAAATATATGTTAATTCTAAGGATGCCTCTCTTGAAACAGAAGTACACAATCATGATGAAATTACTATTGTTTATAAAAGTGAAGCAGATAGTTATGAGAACCAGGAAATCAATGGTCCATTATCAACTACTAGTAAGATTCAGATATCAGTAAATGGAGAACAAGTATTTTTAGATAAGACAAATGCACCTTTAATGTTGTTGGATATTTTTAAAGCAATTGATTTTTCACCCACACCACCAATTGACAAAAATAAACTAGTTCTAAAAGTTAATAATGAAAAGGCTGCTTATACATCCTACATAGAAAGTGGAGATGAGGTTGAAATTTTTTGGGAATAG
- a CDS encoding EVE domain-containing protein, producing the protein MNYWLLKTEPEDYSWDDLVKDNKAQWDGVKGYQALKNIAKMQKGDRAFIYHTGKERSIIGTAEIVSEHFPDPKENDNKLLVFYVAPISKLNKPVTLEKIKKLAAQAEGGEVSPWQNWELIRQPRLSIIPVSHEQWTKVIELSNQ; encoded by the coding sequence TTGAATTATTGGCTGTTAAAAACTGAACCAGAAGATTACAGCTGGGATGATTTAGTTAAGGACAACAAAGCTCAGTGGGATGGTGTAAAGGGTTACCAGGCATTGAAGAACATTGCTAAAATGCAAAAAGGTGATAGGGCATTTATATACCATACTGGTAAAGAAAGAAGCATTATTGGTACTGCTGAGATAGTCTCTGAACATTTTCCAGATCCAAAGGAAAATGACAATAAACTATTGGTATTTTATGTTGCACCTATTTCAAAACTAAACAAACCAGTGACCCTGGAAAAAATAAAAAAATTAGCAGCCCAAGCTGAAGGTGGTGAAGTATCACCCTGGCAGAATTGGGAACTTATACGCCAACCTCGTTTATCCATTATCCCGGTAAGTCATGAACAGTGGACTAAGGTTATAGAATTATCTAACCAATAG
- a CDS encoding H-type small acid-soluble spore protein yields the protein MQYSRAEEILNSSRTIEVLYEGEPVWINSLNPDQQTAKVTLGASNKRIDVHVNELIENS from the coding sequence ATGCAATACTCAAGGGCAGAAGAAATACTAAACTCTTCTAGAACAATTGAAGTCCTTTATGAGGGAGAGCCGGTTTGGATAAACAGCTTGAATCCTGATCAACAAACAGCAAAAGTAACTTTAGGAGCTTCAAACAAAAGAATTGATGTTCATGTGAATGAACTTATAGAGAATAGCTGA